AGAGCTTGTTCTCCATCATGGACAACTGTAGATTGGTATCCTTCTTTTTCCAGGTAATCTGCTACCATGTCGCTGATTTCTGGATCATCCTCAATAATCAGTAGGTTTCCCTTCATTGCATGGTCCTCCTCATTCCTTAATCCAATCCCGTTTTTTTCCTTTTTACTATTCTTCTTTCCCTTATTCAACCTAAAATGACACCTTGACATATCTTGCAAAGCAATTGTTACAGATTTCTCCATGAAATTTATTCTATAATTTTTAATGCAAGTGAATCCTTTTTTAGTTCAAAATCAAATTTCTTTGCATTTTTATATCTTGGATCTAGATAACTGGATTCTTCATCACTATTTGAGGCTTTTTTAAATTCCGTAAAAGAAGTATATTCTTCTTCTTTCCAGACCCATCTTCCCTTCTTTCCTTTTTCTTTATGGAATACATTCTTCTTTAGTTTATTTTCTTTATTTGTTGTAAAATAGTTAGCGATAAATATGCGGGATGATCCAGCAGTCAAAAGATTTTTTTCGATCACGTTGTTTTTTATGCCATACTGTAATAAAAGCTGGCCGCCATCTAGACCCTTCGTGTCATTTCGATAAATAATATTTTGAGAGATAACTGAATTTTTAGTCCCTCCCCGTTTTTTATCATACCCTCCAATTGATATTCCAGTGTAAAAGTTATGATATAAAATATTGTTTGTAATTTTAATAGTATCAGCATATTTTTTTGGATGCTCTGAGGCTGCTTCTATTCCGATATCGCTTTTATAAACAGTATTCTTTTCAATGGTTATATTTTTTCCACCATCTACATAAATTCCTGCTGCAGAATACTCTTCCCCGTAAGCTGGACTGCCAAAAGAGGATATTTCATAAACCTTATTATTTTTTACAACTCCATTACGTACAAAGTCAGCTTTTTCATCATGAGAGGTACCTTCGTAACCAATCAGATCGATGCCGATATTATCATTTCGGCGAACTAGGTTGCTTTCCACTGCAAAGCCGTCAATATTTCCATTAAGAACAAGAGATTCACTAGAACCGAGCTTTAAATCTTCTATTGTATTACTCAAAACATTTATATCCGTCATTGCACCTGTTCCGTATATCGCGATTCCATGACCATTACCATCTTCTGCAAGTGTTTCTATCCGGCGCACATGGTTATTTTCTAATGTGATATGACTGCTGGAACCTGTTACATAAATCCCCATGACTGTTTCATCTGATAAATCAGTCGTTAAATCCTGAATAATTAATCCGCTAATAGTAATATAGTTTTTATTATCAATCGTAATTAAGGATGTATCCCCTTCAGCATCCTTTAGTTTTTTTCCACTAAGAACCACCTTATCCTTTTTGTATGCTCGAAAAGTAATTGGTTTTGATTTTGTTCCACTATGTTTTACGACAAGCTTTTCGTTGTAAGTTCCTTTTCGTATGAAGACAGTTGTCCCTGCCTTAGCTTCAGATGCAGCTTTTTTTAGTGTGCGATAGGGCTTTGATTTTTTACCATCATTTTGATCATCTCCATTTACAGCCACGTATATAGCGTTATCCTG
This portion of the Pueribacillus theae genome encodes:
- a CDS encoding right-handed parallel beta-helix repeat-containing protein, encoding MKKIIFILLAAAAIIIVLILNNANAKQDNAIYVAVNGDDQNDGKKSKPYRTLKKAASEAKAGTTVFIRKGTYNEKLVVKHSGTKSKPITFRAYKKDKVVLSGKKLKDAEGDTSLITIDNKNYITISGLIIQDLTTDLSDETVMGIYVTGSSSHITLENNHVRRIETLAEDGNGHGIAIYGTGAMTDINVLSNTIEDLKLGSSESLVLNGNIDGFAVESNLVRRNDNIGIDLIGYEGTSHDEKADFVRNGVVKNNKVYEISSFGSPAYGEEYSAAGIYVDGGKNITIEKNTVYKSDIGIEAASEHPKKYADTIKITNNILYHNFYTGISIGGYDKKRGGTKNSVISQNIIYRNDTKGLDGGQLLLQYGIKNNVIEKNLLTAGSSRIFIANYFTTNKENKLKKNVFHKEKGKKGRWVWKEEEYTSFTEFKKASNSDEESSYLDPRYKNAKKFDFELKKDSLALKIIE